The following proteins come from a genomic window of Candidatus Protochlamydia phocaeensis:
- a CDS encoding ABC transporter ATP-binding protein, with protein MLPLLTVENLSKQFRLNGRPVQIIHPLSFSLNPGEIFGLGGESGCGKSTLAKLLLRLIEPSSGSIWFEGKDLVQQSASALKPIRRHMQMVFQNPSTSLNPRMNVEDILYEPFSIHGLLSRPQRSERVRELLRQVGLPGQFLTRLPQELSGGQKQRLAIARAIALEPRLLICDEPFSALDISIQAQLVNLLKELQSRLKLTYLFISHDLAVMRYFTHRIAIMYLGQFVELAPSQSLFATPLHPYTQALIAAAPALDFNFEKKKSLTVLKGDIPSLLHPPQGCAFHTRCPFASAVCKRVKPAWREVSPQHFTACHLHKA; from the coding sequence ATGCTGCCTCTCCTAACCGTTGAGAATTTATCCAAGCAATTTCGCTTGAATGGCCGCCCTGTACAAATTATCCATCCCCTGTCTTTTTCACTAAATCCTGGCGAAATTTTTGGATTGGGTGGAGAAAGCGGCTGCGGAAAATCGACGCTTGCCAAATTGTTACTACGCTTGATTGAGCCTTCTTCTGGATCTATTTGGTTTGAAGGAAAAGATCTCGTGCAGCAATCAGCCTCGGCCTTGAAGCCCATTAGACGTCATATGCAAATGGTCTTTCAGAATCCCTCAACTTCTTTGAATCCGCGAATGAATGTAGAAGACATCTTATATGAACCGTTTTCGATCCATGGACTATTAAGCCGTCCGCAGCGAAGCGAGCGGGTGAGGGAACTTTTGCGTCAAGTCGGCTTGCCCGGCCAATTTTTAACGCGCTTGCCTCAAGAATTAAGCGGCGGACAAAAGCAGCGCTTGGCCATTGCGCGGGCCATCGCCCTAGAACCGCGCCTATTGATCTGCGATGAGCCCTTCTCGGCCCTGGACATTTCCATTCAAGCGCAATTGGTCAATCTGCTAAAAGAGTTGCAAAGCCGCTTAAAGCTTACCTATCTCTTTATTTCCCATGATTTAGCCGTCATGCGTTATTTTACCCATCGCATTGCCATTATGTACTTGGGACAGTTTGTCGAGCTAGCTCCTAGCCAATCGCTTTTTGCCACTCCCCTCCATCCCTATACGCAAGCCTTGATTGCTGCCGCTCCAGCTTTGGATTTCAATTTTGAGAAAAAAAAGTCCCTGACAGTCCTCAAAGGAGACATCCCCAGTTTGTTACATCCGCCGCAGGGATGTGCCTTCCATACGCGATGTCCCTTTGCCTCCGCTGTGTGCAAACGCGTGAAGCCTGCTTGGCGGGAAGTCTCCCCCCAGCATTTTACCGCTTGCCATTTACATAAAGCCTGA
- a CDS encoding alpha/beta hydrolase, giving the protein MIVNHCLNYFSELMGTFIVPNQSRILKPQVVEEHDTQAERMREKYKGRVLDIFNKDGNKLHAFYFSGMDHQTNQSVSSAEETIVIFAGMGAYHYWFSAFVEKYVERGINVVIFNYRGVGKSNGKATGSGITNDGESVVDYIEEKFQVPRHLIALHAHSLGVGPASEVAKRRSGVAIISDRSYSRLSLAFNAIVEQYVPNAFLRFLVQKLKIIRGIAWLALKSTGWDFSPKSAWPHIRGRKCVITHLKDPIINSPARLFQSIYGRDADTHFITAEDDCEDPHSRLLTDLEFNDAIRAIGFRNRLN; this is encoded by the coding sequence ATGATTGTTAATCATTGTCTAAATTATTTTAGCGAATTAATGGGAACATTTATTGTTCCTAATCAAAGCCGAATTCTAAAGCCGCAAGTCGTAGAGGAGCATGACACGCAAGCGGAGAGAATGAGGGAAAAGTATAAGGGCAGAGTATTAGATATTTTTAATAAAGATGGGAATAAATTACATGCCTTTTATTTTTCGGGAATGGATCATCAAACAAATCAGTCTGTCAGTTCTGCGGAAGAAACTATTGTGATTTTTGCTGGAATGGGAGCGTATCACTATTGGTTTAGCGCTTTTGTGGAGAAGTATGTAGAAAGAGGGATCAACGTCGTTATTTTCAACTACCGAGGGGTGGGAAAAAGCAATGGTAAGGCGACGGGATCTGGGATTACCAATGATGGAGAATCTGTTGTTGACTATATTGAGGAAAAGTTTCAAGTGCCTCGCCATCTAATTGCCCTGCATGCCCATTCTTTGGGTGTCGGTCCTGCCTCTGAAGTCGCAAAAAGGCGAAGCGGAGTAGCGATCATTAGCGATCGTTCCTATTCCAGATTATCGTTGGCTTTCAACGCCATTGTTGAGCAATATGTTCCCAATGCTTTTCTTCGCTTCCTTGTCCAAAAGCTGAAAATTATTCGGGGAATTGCGTGGCTGGCTCTTAAATCCACGGGTTGGGATTTTAGTCCAAAGTCTGCATGGCCGCATATTAGGGGCAGAAAATGCGTGATCACGCATTTGAAGGATCCCATTATTAATTCTCCCGCTAGGCTGTTTCAATCCATTTATGGCAGGGATGCAGACACTCATTTCATTACGGCCGAAGATGATTGCGAAGATCCTCATAGCCGCCTCCTAACTGATTTAGAATTCAATGATGCGATAAGGGCAATCGGATTTCGCAACCGTCTTAATTAG
- a CDS encoding universal stress protein, with protein sequence MPISHTKRPRNVNAFQAAAILYGDWGTSKAYVIGLAFAIAGYSSFWLIAAVCVLMFLVGVNYISICKFNPTGGGVYTSARRKSEVLALIGAFFLIADYLVTAALSSLSCYEYLGVSHPAYWAIGSIFVIGLINFFGPRHSGNLALVLALATVSVVVLLGIISLPFIGDAARGIEAPKGGLWTNWSNFVGIIVALSGIEAIANTTGVMKLDPGSTEDNPSVSNSSTKAIIWVMTEVCIFTALFGFMMNAIPGLEVVNGDVNAPNESHIRDSMLRYMGDFFVSHHWGGEVVGHAFGYIVSLVFALLLLSATNTAITALISLLFVMSRDGEMPGAFQTLTPFGVPRYPLLLATIAPAIILLFVHDVASLADLYAVGFVGAIATNLGVNAYDQTLPMSRFERYFMWGTCAIMAVIELTLFVDKPNARRFAISMLTAGLILRALVIEHRQRQWATKKVKLKHASLYTDDTRVPLHQGAMLCAVRSVGKTLNFALQEAKKYEQPLYILFIREQKIITEEDRSRTWLDDEEACRIFDYAKDSSHEMVIKFFYTVSDSPVDTIVDMAERLHVSRIILGRPRHSAMLQMLRGNVVREVSEILPPEIDLLVIS encoded by the coding sequence ATGCCAATTTCTCATACAAAAAGACCTCGCAATGTTAATGCTTTTCAAGCGGCTGCCATTTTATATGGAGATTGGGGAACAAGCAAAGCCTACGTCATTGGGCTTGCTTTTGCTATTGCAGGATACAGCTCCTTTTGGCTAATTGCAGCTGTCTGCGTGCTCATGTTCCTAGTCGGTGTCAATTATATTTCCATTTGCAAGTTCAATCCAACCGGAGGAGGCGTTTACACATCAGCGAGAAGAAAATCCGAAGTTTTAGCCTTGATCGGGGCATTTTTCTTAATTGCAGATTACTTGGTGACAGCTGCCCTAAGCTCTTTGTCCTGCTATGAATATTTAGGCGTTTCTCATCCGGCCTACTGGGCGATTGGATCGATTTTTGTCATAGGGCTTATTAATTTCTTTGGGCCGCGCCATTCCGGCAATCTTGCGCTCGTCTTAGCCCTTGCGACAGTTTCGGTTGTTGTCTTGCTGGGAATCATTTCCCTGCCTTTTATTGGAGATGCTGCCAGAGGGATAGAGGCACCTAAAGGAGGCTTGTGGACTAACTGGAGCAATTTTGTCGGTATTATTGTGGCTTTATCGGGAATTGAAGCAATAGCCAATACGACGGGAGTCATGAAGCTTGATCCAGGAAGCACGGAAGATAATCCCTCTGTCAGCAATTCTTCGACTAAAGCCATTATATGGGTCATGACAGAAGTCTGCATCTTTACGGCGCTCTTTGGATTTATGATGAATGCGATCCCAGGACTTGAAGTTGTCAATGGCGATGTCAATGCACCGAACGAATCTCATATCCGCGATTCAATGCTGCGCTATATGGGAGATTTCTTTGTCTCCCATCACTGGGGCGGGGAAGTGGTTGGCCATGCTTTCGGGTATATTGTGAGTTTGGTTTTTGCGCTCCTACTTCTCTCTGCAACCAATACAGCTATCACGGCTCTTATCTCGCTCTTATTTGTCATGTCGCGCGATGGCGAAATGCCCGGAGCATTTCAAACGCTGACTCCATTTGGCGTTCCCCGTTACCCTCTTCTTTTAGCGACAATTGCTCCCGCTATTATTTTGCTCTTTGTCCATGATGTGGCATCCTTGGCGGATTTATATGCTGTTGGATTCGTAGGCGCCATTGCCACTAACCTCGGCGTTAATGCTTATGATCAAACCCTACCCATGAGCCGATTTGAACGCTATTTTATGTGGGGCACGTGCGCCATCATGGCTGTCATTGAGTTAACTCTTTTTGTCGATAAGCCGAATGCGCGCCGCTTTGCCATTTCCATGCTGACTGCTGGATTAATCCTGCGTGCCCTAGTGATAGAACATCGCCAAAGGCAATGGGCAACCAAAAAAGTTAAACTCAAGCACGCTTCTCTCTATACAGATGATACCCGCGTTCCTTTGCACCAAGGTGCCATGCTTTGCGCTGTTCGAAGCGTCGGCAAAACGCTCAATTTTGCCTTGCAGGAAGCTAAAAAGTATGAGCAGCCTTTATATATTTTATTCATTCGCGAGCAAAAAATTATCACGGAAGAAGATCGCAGCCGCACGTGGCTTGATGATGAGGAAGCCTGCCGCATCTTTGACTATGCTAAAGACAGTTCGCATGAAATGGTCATCAAATTCTTTTACACCGTCAGCGATTCTCCCGTTGATACTATCGTGGATATGGCCGAACGCCTTCATGTTTCCCGCATTATTCTGGGAAGACCCCGCCATAGCGCCATGTTGCAAATGCTGAGAGGGAATGTTGTAAGGGAAGTATCGGAAATTTTACCGCCAGAGATTGACCTTTTAGTGATTTCATAG
- a CDS encoding ABC transporter ATP-binding protein has protein sequence MKKDFHQRYIQDEVKSKSIDYAIIKRLLAYLRPYRLLVILAVILLLVSKAIEAWVPLEIGWIVQTILSHSASADSHELFHHVVRSCSIVFGWILVGFILDTANVFIKNWVGQEALLALRLQVYQHIQRLPMAFYDHHAVGRLMTRTIHDVDQISQLFSESVIPILGSLFLFISILIGIFILNWKIGLAILFIMPAVWWVTHDFRYHQRQSYQIVRSILSAMNAFIQEHLMGIGIIRSFNLYKQEREKFDELNWDYFKANIETIHHFALFFAGIEWIQNFTMAAVFVILVQFAMPGSGFQAGTYFTISLYSLMVFRPLADLAERYNVLQSALAAAERIFEVLDVPVEPEGPHPGLPLNDIQTIVFDNVWFAYEKENWILRGLSLSIRRGESAALVGMTGSGKTSVLNLLLRLYEFQKGHIWINGKDIRDYSVADLRRQFSVILQDPVIFSGTIADNIALYDSSLKLNQIKASADFVNLSPFIEHLPGQFDYLLKERGISLSVGEMQLISLARAVAHHRSVIIFDEATSNIDLQTEKAIQETLKKMLANQTALVIAHRLSTIRDVDRIFVLSDGIVIEQGSHQDLIEKQGIYEKLYRLQFSNSI, from the coding sequence ATGAAAAAAGATTTCCATCAGCGCTATATTCAGGACGAAGTTAAATCGAAATCGATTGATTATGCGATTATCAAAAGGCTGCTGGCGTATTTGCGCCCTTACCGCCTATTGGTGATTTTAGCCGTTATCCTCTTGCTGGTCTCTAAAGCCATTGAGGCATGGGTTCCCCTTGAGATTGGATGGATTGTGCAAACAATTTTATCGCACTCTGCCTCAGCCGATTCCCATGAACTATTCCATCATGTGGTAAGGAGCTGCTCAATAGTGTTTGGATGGATCTTAGTTGGCTTTATTCTAGACACAGCAAATGTATTTATTAAAAATTGGGTTGGGCAAGAAGCCTTATTGGCTTTGCGTTTACAGGTTTATCAGCATATTCAGAGGCTTCCTATGGCCTTTTATGACCACCATGCTGTGGGGCGCCTGATGACCCGTACCATTCATGATGTCGATCAGATCAGTCAGCTTTTTTCAGAAAGCGTGATTCCCATTTTAGGAAGCTTATTTCTTTTTATCAGCATTTTGATTGGCATTTTCATTTTAAATTGGAAAATAGGGTTGGCCATTCTCTTCATTATGCCGGCCGTTTGGTGGGTCACTCATGACTTCCGCTATCACCAGCGGCAGAGCTATCAGATCGTCAGATCTATTTTATCCGCTATGAATGCATTCATTCAAGAGCATCTGATGGGAATTGGCATTATTCGAAGCTTTAATCTCTATAAGCAAGAAAGGGAAAAATTTGATGAGCTGAACTGGGATTATTTTAAAGCCAATATTGAAACCATTCACCACTTTGCTCTTTTCTTTGCCGGCATCGAGTGGATACAGAATTTTACCATGGCCGCTGTTTTTGTGATTCTCGTTCAATTTGCCATGCCCGGATCCGGGTTCCAAGCGGGGACGTACTTTACCATCAGCCTCTATAGCCTCATGGTTTTTCGCCCTCTTGCAGATCTGGCGGAACGCTACAATGTGTTGCAATCTGCCCTAGCAGCGGCGGAAAGAATTTTTGAAGTTTTAGATGTTCCTGTAGAACCCGAAGGGCCTCATCCCGGTCTGCCTTTAAATGATATTCAAACCATTGTCTTTGACAATGTCTGGTTTGCTTATGAAAAAGAGAATTGGATTCTTCGTGGCCTATCCTTAAGCATTCGAAGAGGAGAATCTGCGGCGTTGGTTGGAATGACAGGATCGGGGAAAACTAGTGTGCTTAATCTGCTTTTGCGTTTATATGAATTTCAAAAAGGGCATATTTGGATTAATGGGAAAGATATTCGCGATTACTCTGTGGCTGATTTGCGGCGCCAGTTTAGCGTAATTTTACAAGATCCCGTCATTTTCTCAGGAACAATTGCCGATAATATTGCCTTGTATGATTCCTCTTTAAAATTGAATCAAATTAAAGCAAGTGCCGATTTTGTGAATTTATCTCCTTTTATCGAGCACCTTCCCGGCCAATTCGATTATCTTTTAAAAGAAAGGGGGATTAGCTTATCTGTGGGAGAAATGCAGCTGATTTCTCTTGCTAGGGCGGTTGCCCATCATCGTAGCGTCATTATTTTTGACGAGGCGACATCGAATATCGACTTGCAAACGGAAAAAGCCATCCAAGAGACGCTCAAAAAAATGCTGGCCAATCAAACGGCATTAGTGATCGCTCATCGCTTATCGACTATTCGAGATGTCGACCGCATTTTTGTCTTGTCCGATGGAATCGTTATCGAACAAGGCTCTCATCAAGACCTAATTGAAAAGCAAGGCATTTACGAGAAGCTTTATCGCTTGCAGTTCTCGAATTCCATTTGA
- a CDS encoding ABC transporter ATP-binding protein encodes MNKSLMGSLLDMVRQYRVRLFFAFILVLTSNLLLILNPLIFRQAILAVSTPDGGISSWEGAFFHTLLGPVFHCAYSWAYLLIGIATVSAILKYFMRMIFISIGREVEVRVRNQLFERIQGQSRAFFDQHGIGDLISRLTNDITAYRDLLGPGIMYPVFFITLVIPALIALFFLSPLMAAISLIPIVSIYFFHLAIRRPLLQVSLEVQQSLGEMSVMAHEHFSGIRILRSYGIEKVTAALFKQICLRFNKLNMRFVCFQGMVFPVLTLIIKAVTILIVLIAGAIILLGWGNMRMADFLSFMWIQSYIFSPLLMLGWVLPMYQKGKAAYARLVEIYEEPIEVQESNAVFDRIPAHPSVEFRDLTFYYSNQKKAALESFNLSIQGGSFIGITGPVGAGKTTLLRLLNREYEIPRGKILLDGHDIHDYSLAALHQAFVTVEQLPFLFSKSIGDNIRFGRRDALQEEIEQAAKQADIHESILEFPLQYETMVGERGVSLSGGQKQRVAIARSLLVNRSILLLDDIFSALDVETERRVFEAIKNDFAGKTVLLITHRISILEQLDRVIYLKDGRIIEEGTPAQLLARKGIYEALVNLQKMHAS; translated from the coding sequence ATGAATAAAAGTTTGATGGGCAGCTTGCTTGATATGGTTCGGCAGTATCGCGTGCGATTGTTTTTTGCTTTCATCTTAGTATTGACTTCAAATCTTTTGCTTATTTTGAATCCCCTCATCTTCAGGCAGGCAATCTTAGCCGTCTCAACGCCGGATGGAGGAATTTCCAGCTGGGAAGGGGCCTTTTTTCATACCCTACTAGGCCCTGTGTTCCATTGTGCGTATAGCTGGGCTTATCTTCTCATCGGCATAGCCACTGTTTCCGCTATTCTTAAATATTTCATGCGCATGATCTTCATCTCAATTGGGCGTGAAGTGGAAGTGCGCGTACGCAATCAATTATTTGAGCGCATTCAGGGGCAATCGCGGGCATTTTTTGATCAGCATGGAATAGGAGATTTAATCAGCCGGCTGACAAATGACATCACTGCCTACAGAGATCTCCTTGGCCCTGGAATTATGTATCCTGTTTTTTTCATTACGCTTGTCATTCCTGCCCTTATCGCCTTATTCTTTCTTTCTCCTTTAATGGCTGCCATTAGCTTGATTCCGATTGTGAGCATTTATTTTTTTCATTTAGCCATTCGCCGCCCGCTTTTGCAAGTCTCGCTTGAAGTGCAGCAATCTCTTGGGGAAATGAGCGTGATGGCGCACGAGCATTTCTCCGGCATTCGCATATTAAGAAGCTATGGGATTGAAAAAGTGACAGCCGCGCTCTTTAAGCAAATTTGCCTGCGCTTTAATAAGCTCAATATGCGGTTTGTCTGCTTTCAGGGAATGGTATTTCCTGTCTTAACATTGATTATCAAAGCCGTTACCATTTTGATCGTTTTAATTGCAGGAGCCATTATCTTATTGGGATGGGGAAACATGCGCATGGCCGATTTTCTGTCTTTCATGTGGATTCAATCCTATATTTTTAGCCCCTTGCTCATGCTCGGATGGGTTTTGCCCATGTATCAGAAAGGGAAGGCAGCCTATGCTAGGTTGGTAGAAATCTATGAAGAACCCATTGAAGTGCAAGAATCAAATGCCGTTTTTGATCGCATTCCGGCCCATCCCTCTGTTGAGTTCCGTGATTTGACTTTTTACTACTCAAATCAGAAAAAAGCGGCTTTGGAAAGCTTCAATTTATCCATTCAAGGAGGGTCCTTTATAGGAATAACCGGACCGGTTGGGGCGGGCAAAACAACGCTGCTTCGGTTGTTAAATCGAGAATATGAAATTCCTCGTGGAAAAATCCTGCTAGATGGGCATGATATCCACGATTATTCCTTAGCTGCTTTGCATCAAGCTTTTGTGACTGTTGAACAATTGCCTTTCTTGTTTTCTAAAAGCATTGGCGACAATATTCGCTTTGGGCGCAGGGATGCTTTGCAAGAAGAAATTGAGCAAGCGGCAAAGCAGGCGGATATCCACGAGAGCATTTTAGAATTCCCCCTTCAATATGAAACGATGGTGGGGGAAAGAGGGGTCTCGCTTTCCGGCGGCCAAAAGCAACGAGTGGCTATTGCACGCTCCTTGCTTGTCAACCGTTCGATTCTTCTTCTCGATGATATTTTTTCAGCTTTAGATGTCGAGACAGAAAGGCGTGTGTTTGAAGCGATAAAAAATGATTTTGCCGGTAAAACAGTGCTTTTGATTACCCATCGCATTTCCATTTTAGAGCAGCTTGATCGAGTGATTTATCTCAAGGATGGGCGTATCATAGAAGAGGGAACGCCTGCCCAGCTGCTTGCTCGCAAAGGAATTTATGAAGCTTTAGTCAACTTGCAAAAAATGCATGCCTCATGA
- a CDS encoding site-2 protease family protein, translating into MIISILYVILAIIGLSFLIFIHELGHYYMARRLGMRVETFSIGFGKPIYSWMRDGVRWQIGWLLFGGYVKIAGMDTNDQKDLYDIQDGFFSKRPIDRIKVAFMGPFINIVFALLIFTLLWALGGREKHFGDYTHKIGWVDPKSELYLKGIRPGDEITAYNNQSFQGAKDHLSGPMTAAGEVEVTGNHVNFHTKEKTPFSYKVKTYPHPHAIEKDIVTAGILNSANYVIYDKLANGKDNPLPSGSPMEDSGIQYGDRIVWVDGMPIYSLQELSHVLNDSKALLTIKRGQEIMLRRVPRVMAEELKLDSEFKEELIDWQFEAQLNGTKIQKLYTIPYNLNNEGVVEGRVKFIDKDKEEEAFPKLPFSLLETPLEEGDKILAVDGIPITYSYEILSHLQQRHVNIIVERSKQMEDIPSWRNADKLFDEQYSWEDLQTLASHIGLSNESKSAGNLYLLEPVVPKKRKDLEISPEHQAIAATEQQSRREEIENIDDPEKKAQARHVLESHDQQLLLGLPFVQDQKVHYNPGPFVLFNKVFEEIWYTLKALLTGSLNPKWMSGPIGIVQVVQENSMVSWKESIFWLGAISLNLGILNLLPLPVLDGGTICFSLYELLTGKKLKSKTIEKLIIPFALLLIGFFIFLTYHDLARLFKNFF; encoded by the coding sequence ATGATCATCAGTATTCTTTATGTCATCCTAGCCATTATCGGCCTTAGCTTTTTAATTTTTATCCATGAGCTAGGCCACTATTATATGGCCCGTCGCTTAGGCATGCGAGTTGAAACATTTTCAATTGGATTTGGTAAACCCATTTACTCTTGGATGAGGGATGGTGTGCGATGGCAAATAGGATGGCTCTTGTTTGGCGGCTATGTCAAGATCGCGGGCATGGATACAAACGATCAAAAAGACCTTTATGACATTCAAGACGGATTTTTTAGCAAACGTCCGATCGACCGCATAAAAGTGGCGTTCATGGGGCCCTTTATCAATATTGTCTTTGCTTTACTCATTTTTACGCTATTGTGGGCATTAGGCGGACGCGAAAAACATTTCGGCGATTATACGCATAAAATCGGCTGGGTAGATCCAAAATCTGAGCTATATCTTAAAGGCATTCGCCCAGGAGATGAAATTACCGCCTATAACAACCAATCTTTTCAGGGCGCGAAGGACCATTTATCCGGCCCCATGACGGCAGCTGGAGAGGTAGAAGTGACCGGCAATCATGTCAACTTCCATACAAAGGAAAAGACGCCTTTTTCTTATAAAGTTAAAACGTATCCTCATCCCCATGCTATCGAAAAAGATATTGTAACAGCCGGCATTCTCAATTCTGCCAACTATGTCATTTATGATAAGTTGGCGAATGGTAAGGACAATCCTTTGCCATCGGGCTCTCCAATGGAAGACAGCGGCATTCAATATGGCGATCGCATCGTTTGGGTAGATGGGATGCCTATTTATTCTCTTCAAGAGCTTTCCCATGTTTTAAATGATTCCAAAGCTTTATTGACCATTAAGAGAGGACAGGAGATCATGCTGCGGCGTGTTCCTCGTGTCATGGCGGAAGAGCTAAAGCTGGATTCCGAATTTAAAGAAGAATTGATTGATTGGCAGTTTGAAGCTCAGCTCAATGGGACTAAAATTCAAAAGCTTTATACGATTCCTTATAATCTCAATAACGAAGGTGTTGTCGAAGGACGAGTCAAATTCATTGATAAAGACAAAGAAGAAGAAGCGTTCCCCAAGCTTCCTTTTTCTCTTTTAGAAACTCCTCTTGAAGAGGGAGATAAAATTTTGGCCGTAGATGGGATTCCCATCACTTATTCGTATGAAATCCTCTCTCATCTTCAGCAACGCCACGTCAATATTATTGTTGAGCGTTCTAAGCAGATGGAAGACATCCCGTCTTGGAGGAATGCGGACAAGCTATTCGACGAACAGTATTCCTGGGAAGATTTGCAAACATTAGCTTCTCATATTGGGTTGTCCAATGAGTCTAAATCAGCCGGCAATCTTTATTTACTGGAACCTGTCGTTCCAAAGAAGCGCAAGGATCTTGAGATTAGTCCGGAACACCAGGCGATTGCAGCGACAGAGCAGCAGTCTCGCCGCGAGGAGATTGAGAATATTGATGATCCCGAAAAGAAAGCTCAAGCTCGTCATGTACTTGAGAGCCACGATCAACAGCTGCTTTTAGGATTGCCCTTTGTTCAAGATCAAAAAGTCCATTACAATCCGGGCCCATTTGTTCTCTTCAATAAAGTGTTTGAAGAAATCTGGTATACGCTTAAAGCCTTATTGACGGGTTCATTGAATCCGAAATGGATGAGCGGACCCATTGGAATTGTTCAAGTCGTTCAAGAAAATTCGATGGTCAGCTGGAAGGAATCCATCTTTTGGCTAGGGGCGATTAGCTTAAATCTTGGAATTTTAAATTTATTGCCTCTGCCTGTTTTAGATGGAGGAACGATCTGTTTTTCTCTCTATGAATTGCTAACAGGAAAAAAGCTTAAATCTAAAACGATTGAAAAGCTGATCATTCCATTCGCCTTGCTGTTAATCGGATTCTTTATCTTTTTGACCTATCACGATCTAGCTCGTTTATTTAAGAACTTCTTTTAA
- the dxr gene encoding 1-deoxy-D-xylulose-5-phosphate reductoisomerase, producing the protein MKHIAILGSTGSIGRNALNVARHLGYPVLALAARENIDLLEAQAHEFSPALIAVYDSQKAYELQKRLPNQTVLAGMEGLLAVATYGEADLVISAIAGTIGLQPTIAAIQAGKNVGLANKEALVSGGALVMRLVREKGVQLLPIDSEHSAIFQCLQGEKAAAIHRIILTSSGGPFRTWTAEQLDQVTVNQALNHPTWKMGPKVTIDSSTLMNKGLEVIEAYWLFNIDLDKIEVVVHPQSIIHSMVEFQDYSLLAQMGEPSMITPIQYAMTYPDRCPGMLKPFDFFKNAKLEFSLPNMQTFRCLALAYEALREGGSMPCYMNAANEVLVERFLQGEISWKEISLHLDYLMNRHSVVSLDSLEAILAVDALAREEAARCEVTSC; encoded by the coding sequence ATGAAGCATATTGCTATTTTAGGAAGTACAGGCTCCATCGGACGGAATGCCTTGAACGTAGCGCGTCATCTAGGGTATCCGGTCTTGGCTTTAGCTGCCCGTGAAAATATCGACCTTTTAGAGGCCCAAGCCCACGAGTTTTCGCCTGCGCTTATTGCCGTTTACGATTCTCAAAAAGCCTATGAGTTGCAAAAGCGCCTTCCTAATCAGACTGTTTTAGCTGGCATGGAAGGTCTTTTGGCTGTAGCAACTTACGGCGAAGCTGATTTGGTCATTTCGGCCATAGCGGGAACGATAGGTCTGCAGCCTACGATTGCGGCGATCCAAGCTGGAAAAAATGTAGGGTTGGCTAATAAAGAAGCTTTAGTCTCCGGCGGTGCGCTTGTCATGCGGCTTGTTCGAGAAAAAGGCGTTCAGCTTCTTCCTATTGATAGCGAGCATAGTGCCATCTTCCAGTGTTTGCAAGGAGAAAAAGCTGCCGCCATCCACCGCATCATTTTGACCTCATCGGGGGGGCCTTTTCGAACATGGACAGCAGAACAGCTTGATCAAGTGACGGTCAATCAGGCATTGAATCATCCGACTTGGAAAATGGGACCCAAGGTAACGATTGATTCGTCTACCCTTATGAATAAAGGGTTAGAAGTCATTGAGGCATATTGGCTTTTCAATATTGATTTAGATAAGATCGAAGTGGTCGTTCATCCTCAAAGCATTATTCATAGCATGGTTGAATTCCAAGATTATTCCCTGTTGGCTCAGATGGGGGAGCCCAGTATGATTACCCCTATTCAATATGCCATGACTTATCCGGATCGCTGTCCTGGAATGCTTAAGCCATTTGACTTTTTTAAGAATGCAAAATTAGAATTTTCTCTTCCCAATATGCAGACTTTCCGTTGCTTGGCTTTAGCATATGAAGCGCTTAGGGAAGGAGGAAGTATGCCTTGTTATATGAATGCTGCCAATGAAGTATTGGTGGAAAGGTTTTTACAAGGGGAGATAAGTTGGAAGGAGATCAGCCTTCATCTGGACTATTTGATGAATCGGCATTCTGTAGTCTCTCTAGATTCTCTGGAAGCGATCTTAGCTGTCGATGCGTTGGCGCGAGAGGAAGCGGCAAGATGCGAAGTAACGAGTTGTTAA